In Atribacterota bacterium, the genomic window GGAAAATACTCACCAAGACTACATCCTCCATTTTTAACCGTCCATAATCCATACTGTTATCGCCTCCTTTTTCCTATTTTTTCAGATTAGATGGGGAAAGTAAATGGTCGAAGGAGGAAACTTTCCTCTCTTTGGAGTTTGCTTTGGGTCTCAACGATTTTGTGGTTCTTTTGGCCTACGGTGTGCGCATGCCATTCTTTTGTTGTACTGTCTGGTATTCCCGAGAAAAATCAGGTTAAAAAACATGCGATGACGCTCAGGGATTCGGGTACGGCCACGTGGCTACATCGATTCTGGGTCGATAACCACCCCTACGAAGAGGAAAAGGCCATTTCGCTCATCACGGATGCAAAGTAGAAATGGGTGATCAAGGCGCATCACAAATGGTTCTTCAGGCGGGGCTGCTGTCAGAATAATGGTTACTGAGGTTGCGGCAGCTGCTTCGGTTCCTTCTTCGGTGATTTCCAGAACACTTTTGTGTTTCACTTCGCTTATGTAGGCGACCGGTGGAATGGGAAGCATTCCGCTAAAATTGGCATTCATTTCGTCAAAGGCATCTTGTATTCCTGCGTTTTTTAGGACTTCGTTCAGCACTGCCTCAAAGGTAATGGTGAAACGGGGTAGGTATAATTCTCCCTGTTGTTCGCTCATTCTCTGGATGATCCCTTCCAGGTCCGATACCCTCAGAGAGTGGAGCAACTCTTCCACACCATCCATCTCCCGGGGGAGGATGATGTACATGCTGAAACTTTGATCTCCATAGGGAAGCCGTATCGCCTGTAAACGGTCGTTCTCGGTATAGCGGAACTTTCCTTTTTGCCACATGGTAGGGAGATCTTTGGTTCCTCCGGAAAGTAGGAAAAATGGCAGAGGCTGGGTTTTCTGGGGATCAAAGGGATAGAGCCACTTTCCCTTAAAGTAAATCGCGTTGAGGAGTACCAAAATGGCATCCTGAGAAATCTGATTCAGAATCCGGTCAATTTTGGAGTGCGTCGCTTGTTGTACCCACTGATTGATTTGGGCAAGCGTTGCAGGGTCGACAAAGTCGACAGTTTCTACTTTTGCTTGGTAATACCTCACAATATCGGAGAGGAAACTCTCGTACAGGGGAATTCCTGCTCTAGCCCACAGAGAGTTAGCGGTTCTCACTTCCACCCTGCTGCTGGTCCCGTTTAACATCTTTACCAGGTTCAGATTATTTTCTCGGATGGTTTCTGGTGGTATCCCCGAAAATCCCATGACGCTGAGCATCTCTTCTTGGGTTTTACCCCTTGCTCCGGCAGCGGCCATAGAGAGGGCCATCTCAATTCCAACTGGAGAAAGGAAAAGGTTTTCTTCTTTTTCCTCCCAGAGCTCTTGGAGGAGGAGTACTCCAAATTCGTTGATTCCTCGAACCATTTGCTCTTCCACCGGGAGAGTAGCAAAGTTTGTCAGAAGGCTGCCCACCACACATCCACCACAGAGGAAAATGAATACCCCTCCTATCAGGATGAAAATCACCAGTTTTTTCATTGTATCCCCTTCCTTCCTGCACCGAAAGTAGAAATCTTTACTTTATAGTACGCGTCAGTGGGTTCTTTCGTTCCACAGAGGTTTTTGTCTTGGGGGTGGAAATGGATGAGTCTCTTGAAGACGCAAAACTCAGATGGAGAGAACATGGTATTGTTGAAAATCCAGCCGGATGGCGACCATCGTTTACAGAAGATATTATCGAAAGGAACCGTTGTCATTGCTGGAATGCCTCAAACCGGAAAAAACTACTGTGCATCGGTAGCTCTATGGGTGTATTCCCTCTGAAAATAAAGTTTTTCTTGATTTTGAAAACCCCTTGAATTAGATCTGTGGCAGTGGAAAACTATGAGGTGATTCGAAAAACTTTTGAGGGTTTGACGACTGATTTCGGGGAAAAAGCGTACATGTTTCAGGGATCTTTTTACTGAGTCGTCACCGGGGTGAAAATATCTTTTGAGCTCTTTGACGTTTCAATAATTCCTCGCTTTCAAGGGAAACCCAATCTATAGGTCTATGGATATCCCCGTTTGAGGATGTTTTATGAAACGATTCCCCCCTCCTGGTGAAGCGTATCTTCAAGTTGGTGGTTTTCTAAGGGTGGCACTTGAATCCAGCGTTGCAGAGGAAAGCAAAACACTGGAAGATATTTATGCCCCTTTTTTCCAGACGGAGTAAACCGGCTTGCTGATTTACGGAAAAATGAAGTGGCGCAAGACCTCATTCTTCTGTTGTGCACTCCAGTGGGAAGCAGAGTTGATTGATAAAAGTTGTTTGTGGAACTGGGGATGGTTCGTTTTCCGCTTAGAGAGTATACGGGTTTTCTTCGGGGAATCTGTTGCATTGAGCTCTTACGACCTTTGCATCGGGGAAAAGGTACAGGAATTCGCAAAGCACTCAAGGTTTATTTCTGCGGTTGTTGGTTATTACGATACCTGGGAGTAGTAGAGGAAGGGAAAATTTTTGAAAATGTAGTGTTTCAGAATTTGCATTTGCGTGGGCAATTGAACTACGACTAGGGAAGAAATGGGATGAAAATTAATTTTTTCCCAACGGGAAAGAAGTTTATGAGATAAAAGCTACCTTCCAGAAGATGGATTGGTGGTGGCTCTGGATGCCGGCAAAGGAATTTCGTCTTGG contains:
- a CDS encoding serpin family protein, which encodes MKKLVIFILIGGVFIFLCGGCVVGSLLTNFATLPVEEQMVRGINEFGVLLLQELWEEKEENLFLSPVGIEMALSMAAAGARGKTQEEMLSVMGFSGIPPETIRENNLNLVKMLNGTSSRVEVRTANSLWARAGIPLYESFLSDIVRYYQAKVETVDFVDPATLAQINQWVQQATHSKIDRILNQISQDAILVLLNAIYFKGKWLYPFDPQKTQPLPFFLLSGGTKDLPTMWQKGKFRYTENDRLQAIRLPYGDQSFSMYIILPREMDGVEELLHSLRVSDLEGIIQRMSEQQGELYLPRFTITFEAVLNEVLKNAGIQDAFDEMNANFSGMLPIPPVAYISEVKHKSVLEITEEGTEAAAATSVTIILTAAPPEEPFVMRLDHPFLLCIRDERNGLFLFVGVVIDPESM